In Mycoavidus cysteinexigens, a genomic segment contains:
- a CDS encoding cytochrome c biogenesis protein ResB: protein MRFAIALLVVLALASVIGTVLKQQEPYSNYVAQFGPFWAEIFHALGIYSVYSSWWFIAILLFLVVSLSLCLWRNGPSMIAEMRNWKDRVHENNLRAFGHRADFKTAYTRTETAERLQALLKAQGYRYKINSKDAGLLIAAKRGTLSKLGYIFAHLAIVVICLGGLLDSNVPVRLQMWLFDKTPLQGNAVLAEIAPKHRLSASNPTFRGQTWVAEGQHVSTTILNQGDGVLIQDLPFTIQLNQFSVEYYSTGMPKRFVSDIVVLDHLSQQRIKTQVEVNKPFIHRGIAVYQSSFEDGGSRMQFTAYPMTGSAARSFPLKGQINQSLPLASGDATIEWTDFRAINVENISDANGKTDVRGVTRRPLKEVFAERLGSGAKTSKPQTLRNIGPSVHYKIRDAAGQACEFSHYMLPVEIDGEWMFLAGMRESPQQPFRYLRVPADAEHTVKTWIQLRAALQNPLLRTAAAKRFALRLAKPGTPLQAQLEQSATHVLELFAGNHTPVQVAPNGAPDSLGGFAALANFIEFSVPKAEQAKAVELLLRTLEGVVWDLWQIVRERSGLAPNVESEVNGRFVQSSINALSDSFLYHAPLLLQLDSFDEVKASVFQVTRAPGKKIVYFGSLLLVLGVFAMFYLRERRVWFWLKESENSAATDVLMAMSAARRTLDFENEFVQLRYQVGITLNHITDTL from the coding sequence ATGCGTTTTGCGATTGCCTTGTTGGTCGTACTCGCGCTGGCAAGTGTGATCGGTACGGTACTTAAACAACAAGAGCCTTACTCCAACTATGTTGCGCAGTTTGGTCCGTTTTGGGCTGAAATTTTTCATGCGCTAGGCATTTACAGTGTCTATAGTTCTTGGTGGTTTATTGCAATTCTTTTATTTCTCGTCGTTTCGCTTTCGTTGTGCTTATGGCGCAACGGCCCGTCTATGATTGCTGAGATGCGTAACTGGAAAGATCGCGTACATGAAAATAACTTACGCGCATTTGGACATCGAGCTGATTTTAAAACGGCTTATACGCGTACTGAAACCGCTGAACGGCTGCAAGCGTTGCTTAAAGCGCAAGGCTATCGCTATAAAATAAACTCCAAAGACGCTGGGCTGTTGATTGCCGCCAAGCGGGGCACCTTGAGCAAATTGGGCTATATTTTTGCCCATCTGGCGATTGTGGTAATTTGCCTGGGTGGATTACTCGATAGTAATGTGCCGGTGCGTTTACAAATGTGGCTATTTGACAAAACCCCACTGCAAGGCAATGCAGTGCTTGCTGAGATTGCGCCTAAGCATAGGCTAAGCGCGTCGAATCCAACTTTTCGTGGTCAAACGTGGGTAGCCGAAGGTCAGCATGTGTCTACTACGATTCTGAATCAAGGAGATGGTGTACTGATTCAAGATTTACCCTTCACCATCCAACTAAATCAATTTAGTGTTGAATACTATTCAACTGGGATGCCTAAGCGCTTTGTCAGCGATATTGTCGTGCTGGACCATCTGAGCCAGCAGCGTATTAAGACCCAGGTTGAAGTAAACAAACCCTTTATTCATCGCGGTATTGCCGTTTATCAATCTAGTTTTGAAGATGGCGGGTCGCGCATGCAGTTCACAGCCTATCCAATGACGGGTTCAGCCGCGCGGTCTTTTCCATTAAAAGGGCAAATTAATCAGTCTCTGCCATTAGCTAGCGGGGATGCAACCATTGAGTGGACTGATTTTCGCGCGATTAATGTTGAAAATATCTCCGATGCTAATGGGAAAACAGACGTACGTGGCGTTACACGCCGCCCATTAAAAGAAGTTTTTGCTGAGCGGCTCGGCTCAGGCGCAAAAACTTCTAAGCCGCAAACACTGCGTAATATAGGCCCTTCAGTGCACTATAAAATAAGGGATGCAGCAGGCCAAGCATGTGAATTCAGTCATTACATGCTGCCCGTTGAAATTGATGGCGAGTGGATGTTTTTAGCTGGGATGCGTGAGAGTCCACAACAGCCTTTTCGCTATCTGCGCGTTCCAGCCGACGCGGAGCATACCGTAAAAACTTGGATACAATTGCGCGCAGCATTACAAAATCCATTGTTGCGCACAGCCGCCGCTAAGCGTTTTGCACTACGTTTAGCGAAGCCGGGCACGCCGCTACAAGCGCAACTGGAGCAAAGTGCAACGCATGTACTGGAGCTTTTTGCTGGGAATCATACTCCCGTTCAGGTTGCGCCAAATGGTGCTCCAGATTCGTTAGGAGGGTTTGCGGCATTAGCAAACTTTATTGAATTCTCTGTGCCTAAAGCCGAGCAAGCTAAAGCCGTAGAGTTGTTATTGCGTACATTGGAAGGGGTGGTTTGGGACCTTTGGCAAATCGTGCGCGAGCGGTCTGGGCTAGCCCCTAATGTAGAGAGTGAGGTTAACGGTCGTTTTGTGCAATCATCTATCAATGCTCTATCGGATAGTTTTTTGTATCACGCTCCTCTGCTTTTGCAACTTGATTCATTTGATGAAGTGAAGGCTTCAGTGTTTCAGGTGACGCGCGCGCCGGGTAAAAAAATTGTTTACTTCGGCAGTTTGTTACTCGTGTTAGGTGTATTCGCGATGTTCTATTTGCGTGAACGGCGGGTATGGTTTTGGCTAAAAGAAAGTGAAAACAGCGCCGCTACAGATGTATTAATGGCCATGTCCGCCGCTCGTAGAACGCTGGATTTTGAAAACGAATTCGTTCAACTGCGTTATCAAGTTGGCATTACTCTGAATCATATAACGGATACTCTTTAA
- the ccsB gene encoding c-type cytochrome biogenesis protein CcsB, whose product MEHLSSTKPSLETGLIRPADPLPVQTRLNRLTLVDWLYLGALFAGAIFALMHYRQHMDYYEQAILLGAVPVIGVLGWYWKPVRALVALLALLSCAAIFLYHGELARAEQVFFLKYFLSSQSAILWMSTLFLLATVFYWGGLLARSTVAARLGSWLCWAAVLLGFVGMMVRWYESYLIGADIGHIPISNLYEVFVLFCLLTALFYLYYEMHYQTRALGAFVLLVISSAVGFLMWYAVAREAQQIQPLVAPLQSWWMKIHVPANFIGYAGFSLAAMVAVAALLKRYGIWADRLPALVVLDDLMYKSIAVGFAFFTLATILGALWAADAWGGYWSWDPKETWALIVWLNYAAWLHMRLIKGLRGVLAAWWALIGLLVTLFAFLGVNMFLSGLHSYGQL is encoded by the coding sequence ATGGAACATTTATCTTCCACTAAACCGTCTCTCGAAACGGGTCTGATTAGGCCGGCGGATCCTTTACCTGTTCAAACACGACTAAATCGGCTTACATTGGTTGATTGGCTGTATCTGGGAGCTTTATTTGCCGGCGCGATTTTTGCGCTCATGCATTATCGTCAGCATATGGACTACTACGAGCAAGCTATTCTGCTTGGGGCTGTGCCAGTGATTGGGGTATTAGGTTGGTATTGGAAGCCTGTGCGTGCGTTGGTTGCGCTGCTGGCACTTTTATCCTGCGCTGCTATTTTTCTCTATCACGGTGAGCTTGCACGAGCCGAGCAAGTTTTTTTCTTAAAATACTTCTTATCCAGCCAATCCGCGATTTTGTGGATGAGCACGCTTTTTTTACTGGCGACGGTATTTTATTGGGGAGGCTTGCTGGCGCGCTCAACCGTTGCCGCTAGGCTGGGTTCATGGTTGTGTTGGGCCGCGGTATTATTAGGCTTCGTCGGCATGATGGTGCGTTGGTATGAATCTTATTTGATCGGCGCAGATATTGGGCATATCCCAATTTCAAACCTCTACGAAGTTTTTGTATTGTTTTGCCTATTGACCGCACTTTTTTACTTGTACTATGAAATGCATTACCAAACGCGCGCACTAGGCGCTTTTGTGCTGCTTGTGATCAGTTCGGCAGTGGGCTTTTTAATGTGGTACGCCGTTGCGCGCGAGGCGCAACAAATTCAGCCTCTGGTTGCTCCATTACAGAGCTGGTGGATGAAAATTCATGTGCCAGCGAATTTCATCGGTTATGCCGGTTTTTCTTTAGCCGCAATGGTTGCTGTTGCGGCGTTGCTTAAACGCTATGGAATCTGGGCTGATCGCTTACCAGCTTTAGTGGTGCTAGATGACCTGATGTATAAATCCATTGCGGTGGGGTTTGCATTTTTTACCCTTGCAACCATCCTTGGCGCACTATGGGCGGCTGATGCATGGGGGGGGTATTGGAGTTGGGATCCTAAAGAAACCTGGGCATTGATTGTTTGGTTAAATTATGCGGCCTGGCTGCATATGCGGCTGATTAAAGGTTTGCGCGGTGTTTTGGCGGCCTGGTGGGCACTGATTGGTTTACTGGTGACGCTGTTTGCTTTTTTGGGGGTGAATATGTTTTTGTCGGGTTTGCATAGTTATGGGCAGTTGTGA
- a CDS encoding ankyrin repeat domain-containing protein produces the protein MLRRTPPSTSRPATAGEAPANEGNASHQLPRSENTTRSSNSLLTGLKDLKAGIKKFFQPSEEIQKGRALRAAVRQRDAESVTRLLANGANPNLLSRAHGNGALHLAATSGDPALLSIVANHPRTNVLRPNLRNQTAATLVNASGNQEMIEALIGSSSYLAFDPSPEYEEGEGRTENGIPLYIADRSADPGIEQLIEEAPASSTLPQETATHTPSVTKASSSRS, from the coding sequence ATGCTACGCCGCACTCCGCCTTCCACGTCCAGGCCCGCAACTGCAGGAGAGGCTCCGGCAAACGAGGGTAATGCATCCCACCAGCTCCCTCGTTCAGAAAACACGACTAGATCGTCAAATAGCTTACTGACGGGTCTCAAGGATCTCAAGGCAGGTATCAAAAAATTCTTCCAGCCTAGTGAAGAAATACAAAAAGGTCGAGCCTTGCGCGCGGCGGTAAGGCAGCGTGATGCCGAAAGCGTGACAAGGTTGCTAGCTAATGGCGCAAATCCAAACCTCCTGAGCCGCGCACATGGGAATGGCGCTTTACATCTTGCCGCTACGAGCGGAGATCCAGCGCTTCTAAGTATAGTGGCAAATCACCCTAGAACGAATGTGCTGCGCCCTAACCTGAGGAACCAAACAGCGGCAACTTTAGTAAACGCTAGCGGAAATCAAGAGATGATTGAGGCGTTGATTGGAAGCTCGAGCTATCTGGCTTTCGATCCCTCTCCAGAATATGAAGAAGGCGAAGGTAGAACAGAGAATGGGATCCCACTCTATATCGCTGATCGTAGCGCTGATCCTGGCATTGAGCAGTTAATAGAAGAGGCGCCAGCCTCATCAACACTCCCACAAGAAACAGCCACCCATACTCCCTCAGTAACGAAGGCCTCAAGCTCAAGGAGTTAA
- the lysA gene encoding diaminopimelate decarboxylase, translated as MFDTPFQYINDTLHVEDVPLTTLAEQFGTPLYVYSRAALTSAYQAYAHACAGYQAKIYYAVKANSNLAVLDVFARLGAGFDIVSGGELARVLKIGARADKIVFSGVGKSAAEMQAALNAGVKCFNIESLAELHRLHDIAAHANQTARVSLRVNPDVDAKTHPYISTGLKSNKFGIAFDEARAAYRTAAAMKHLEIVGIDCHIGSQITEIAPYLDALDKILELIEALEADGIQISHLDMGGGLGIRYDAETPPAISTFVHTLLTHLAERGHGSREILFEPGRSLVGNAGILLTKVEYLKPGADKNFAIVDAGMNDLARPAMYQAYHDLAPVLKHRNPPPAALYDVVGPVCESGDWLGRDRTLALKPGDLLAAHSAGAYSFTMSSNYNTRPRAAEVMVEGKQAHLVRARETVEQLFAAEMKLPD; from the coding sequence ATGTTTGATACCCCTTTTCAATATATTAACGACACATTGCACGTAGAGGATGTGCCGCTGACAACGCTTGCCGAACAGTTTGGCACGCCGCTTTACGTTTACTCACGCGCAGCGCTTACTAGTGCATATCAAGCCTACGCGCACGCATGCGCGGGGTACCAGGCAAAGATTTATTATGCCGTTAAAGCAAACAGCAACCTTGCTGTGCTCGATGTCTTCGCGCGCTTAGGCGCGGGCTTTGACATCGTATCAGGCGGTGAGTTAGCGCGCGTACTCAAGATTGGCGCGCGCGCCGATAAAATTGTTTTTTCCGGCGTTGGCAAAAGCGCAGCGGAAATGCAAGCAGCATTGAATGCTGGCGTCAAATGTTTCAATATCGAATCGCTGGCTGAATTACACCGTTTGCATGATATTGCAGCCCATGCCAACCAAACAGCGCGAGTGTCATTGCGCGTCAACCCGGATGTAGATGCAAAAACGCATCCTTATATTTCGACCGGACTTAAATCGAATAAATTTGGCATTGCTTTTGATGAGGCGCGAGCAGCGTACCGCACAGCAGCCGCCATGAAACATCTTGAAATCGTCGGAATTGACTGCCATATCGGCTCGCAAATTACAGAAATCGCGCCTTATCTCGACGCGTTGGATAAAATACTTGAGCTGATTGAAGCACTTGAAGCTGATGGCATCCAAATTTCTCATCTCGATATGGGAGGAGGACTCGGCATTCGCTATGACGCCGAAACCCCGCCTGCCATCAGCACTTTTGTGCATACTCTGCTCACTCATCTCGCTGAGCGAGGCCATGGCAGTCGTGAAATTTTATTTGAGCCAGGCCGTTCATTAGTGGGCAACGCCGGCATATTGCTAACAAAAGTCGAATATTTGAAACCTGGCGCAGACAAGAATTTTGCGATTGTCGATGCCGGCATGAATGATCTCGCCCGGCCCGCAATGTATCAAGCCTATCATGACTTAGCGCCGGTTCTAAAACACCGTAATCCCCCCCCCGCTGCACTCTACGATGTGGTTGGTCCGGTTTGCGAGAGTGGCGATTGGCTGGGCCGCGATAGAACTTTGGCGCTCAAGCCTGGAGATTTACTCGCCGCACACTCAGCCGGTGCTTACAGTTTTACGATGAGTTCTAATTACAATACGCGGCCACGCGCAGCGGAAGTGATGGTAGAAGGAAAACAAGCCCATTTAGTGCGTGCGCGCGAAACAGTTGAGCAATTATTCGCGGCTGAAATGAAACTGCCGGATTAA
- the lptM gene encoding LPS translocon maturation chaperone LptM has product MQIICKAGAIVTLLAALAACGQRGSLYLPTVPPLPESAARPQPSPPENRPSPAPVKTTPASSSGH; this is encoded by the coding sequence ATGCAGATTATTTGCAAAGCCGGTGCCATTGTAACGCTTCTCGCTGCATTAGCTGCTTGTGGGCAACGTGGCTCGCTCTACTTGCCAACTGTGCCACCCTTACCCGAGTCTGCCGCCAGGCCACAGCCTAGCCCTCCAGAAAATCGGCCAAGCCCAGCGCCAGTCAAAACCACGCCCGCGTCCTCCAGTGGCCATTAA
- the cyaY gene encoding iron donor protein CyaY has translation MTNQKEYLALAEATLDAIESALDANSAEIEYERNDNVLTLEFADGSKIIVNLQTAMQEIWMAAKAGGFHYRYRDGAWRDTRDGAELFAALSRCATEQAGSAIELSKTV, from the coding sequence ATGACCAATCAAAAAGAGTATCTTGCGCTTGCTGAAGCAACGCTAGATGCAATCGAATCCGCGCTCGATGCAAATAGCGCTGAAATTGAATATGAACGCAATGACAATGTATTAACCCTAGAGTTTGCCGACGGCAGCAAGATCATTGTTAATTTGCAAACGGCTATGCAAGAGATCTGGATGGCCGCAAAAGCCGGCGGTTTTCATTACCGATATCGGGATGGAGCCTGGCGCGATACGCGCGATGGCGCTGAATTATTCGCAGCCTTATCGCGCTGTGCAACTGAGCAAGCGGGCAGTGCGATTGAATTGTCTAAAACTGTCTAA
- a CDS encoding penicillin-binding protein 1A, whose product MAANSPPTPRSRATPPRSPWLVLLLWLSGAAAAIAAIGTLLIAYMLIVMLPKLPSLEALTDYQPKVPLRVYTADHVLIGEFGAERRHPVRFEEIPEVMKKAVLAIEDFRFYDHSGVDYISILRAGLADIMHGSAAQGASTITMQVARNFFLSSEKTYTRKLYEMLLAYRIEATLTKDQILEVYMNQIFLGQRAYGFAAAARIYFGKDLKNITLAEAAMLAGLPKAPSAYNPIVNPKRAKIRQTYILKRMHDLHYIDAAQYKAALAETLRVKGSGKEFSVHAEYVAEMVRQMMYAQYQDEIYTRGLNVVTTIDSAEQDAAYRAVRKGVLAYERRHGYRGPETYINLPAESEARDQVIANTLLNEPDNGELRAAVVIAANAKEVQAELLSGDTITIKGDGLAFAASALTAQASNAKRIKPGAVIRVTQAAQGAWSITQLPQLEGALVALTPQNGALRALVGGFDFNKNKFNHVTQAWRQPGSSFKPFIYSAALDKGLGPATLINDAPLYFAAQQTGGQPWEPKNYGGRYDGPITLRTALEKSKNLVSIRILDYIGPRYAQEYITRFGFEADKHPAYLPMALGAGLVTPLQMATGYAVFANGGYRINPYLIATVTDQRGIVISQAQPLVAEVNAPRTISARNAYLMTNLLHSTVQRGTGARSNVLRRPDLAGKTGTTNDSHDAWFGGFQHELVAISWLGYDHPKSLGDRETGGGLALPIWIDYMSRALPRLAVYAWPQPSSGLTQIDGEFFYDDFLPRHGFVAQIDTDQTLLSGAGGAISGANIGVSETEKRDILDLFKGQ is encoded by the coding sequence ATGGCTGCAAACTCTCCTCCCACCCCGCGCTCACGCGCCACCCCTCCCCGTTCGCCTTGGCTCGTTCTGCTACTTTGGCTAAGCGGAGCAGCGGCTGCGATAGCTGCCATCGGCACTCTGCTGATTGCCTATATGCTAATTGTGATGCTGCCTAAGCTCCCTTCACTTGAAGCGCTTACGGATTATCAACCTAAGGTGCCGTTGCGCGTCTATACTGCCGATCATGTTCTGATTGGTGAATTCGGCGCCGAGCGGCGCCATCCAGTACGCTTCGAAGAAATTCCTGAGGTCATGAAAAAAGCCGTATTAGCGATTGAAGATTTTCGCTTTTACGACCATAGCGGGGTAGATTACATCAGTATTTTACGCGCCGGTCTCGCCGATATTATGCATGGCAGCGCCGCCCAAGGCGCGAGTACGATTACGATGCAAGTTGCCCGTAATTTCTTCTTATCCAGCGAAAAAACTTATACGCGTAAACTCTACGAGATGCTGCTTGCCTATCGGATTGAGGCAACCCTGACGAAAGATCAGATCCTTGAAGTGTATATGAATCAGATTTTTCTGGGACAACGTGCTTACGGATTTGCCGCCGCCGCACGCATTTATTTCGGCAAAGATCTTAAAAATATCACCCTGGCCGAGGCGGCCATGTTGGCGGGTCTGCCCAAAGCTCCTTCCGCTTATAACCCGATTGTTAATCCGAAACGCGCAAAAATCCGGCAAACTTATATTTTAAAACGCATGCATGATTTACATTATATCGATGCTGCGCAATATAAAGCCGCGCTAGCAGAAACCTTGCGCGTTAAAGGTTCCGGCAAAGAATTTAGCGTTCATGCGGAATATGTCGCAGAAATGGTGCGTCAAATGATGTACGCGCAATACCAGGATGAAATATATACGCGCGGGCTGAACGTCGTGACCACGATTGATTCAGCCGAGCAAGATGCCGCGTACCGGGCTGTCCGCAAAGGCGTGCTAGCTTATGAACGGCGGCACGGCTATCGCGGGCCAGAAACATATATTAATTTACCGGCTGAGTCCGAAGCACGCGATCAAGTCATTGCCAACACCTTACTCAATGAACCGGATAATGGAGAACTCCGAGCCGCCGTGGTGATCGCCGCCAACGCCAAGGAAGTCCAAGCCGAATTATTAAGCGGAGACACCATCACCATTAAGGGCGATGGTTTGGCATTTGCCGCTTCGGCACTGACTGCGCAAGCGTCAAATGCTAAGCGTATCAAGCCTGGGGCGGTGATTCGGGTGACTCAAGCGGCACAGGGTGCTTGGTCAATTACGCAGCTTCCCCAATTAGAAGGCGCTTTGGTAGCGCTTACACCGCAAAATGGCGCACTCCGCGCCTTAGTCGGAGGGTTTGATTTTAATAAAAATAAATTTAACCATGTCACGCAAGCTTGGCGCCAGCCCGGCTCTAGCTTTAAACCTTTTATTTATTCCGCGGCACTGGATAAAGGCTTAGGACCTGCGACACTGATTAATGATGCGCCACTTTATTTTGCGGCACAGCAAACCGGCGGCCAGCCTTGGGAGCCTAAAAATTACGGCGGCCGTTATGATGGCCCGATTACCTTACGCACCGCTTTAGAAAAGTCAAAAAACCTGGTCTCAATTCGCATCCTAGACTACATTGGCCCTAGATATGCGCAAGAGTACATTACGCGCTTTGGCTTTGAGGCTGACAAACATCCCGCTTACTTACCCATGGCGCTAGGCGCTGGACTCGTCACACCGCTGCAGATGGCGACCGGCTATGCCGTATTTGCGAATGGCGGCTACCGCATTAATCCGTATTTGATCGCCACCGTCACCGATCAACGCGGGATCGTTATTTCGCAAGCGCAGCCATTGGTGGCTGAAGTCAACGCGCCACGCACCATCAGCGCTCGCAATGCTTACTTAATGACCAATTTATTACATTCTACTGTGCAACGGGGCACCGGTGCGCGTAGCAATGTGCTGCGGCGCCCTGACCTGGCGGGCAAGACGGGGACAACGAACGACTCCCACGACGCTTGGTTTGGCGGTTTCCAACATGAACTGGTCGCCATTTCTTGGCTAGGCTATGATCACCCTAAGAGCCTAGGTGACCGAGAAACTGGCGGCGGTTTAGCTCTGCCCATTTGGATCGACTATATGAGCCGCGCCTTGCCCCGCCTTGCCGTATATGCATGGCCCCAACCCAGTAGCGGTCTAACTCAAATCGATGGCGAGTTTTTTTATGATGATTTTTTGCCTAGGCATGGTTTTGTCGCCCAAATCGATACTGACCAAACTCTCCTCAGCGGTGCCGGGGGGGCAATCTCTGGCGCAAACATTGGCGTGAGCGAAACGGAAAAACGGGATATTTTAGATTTGTTTAAAGGACAATAA
- the pilM gene encoding pilus assembly protein PilM: MRISMANVTRRFALGIDVNSNQLRAIVLSRRFIASAAIRIEHMGVCALPVGAVVGADFIDPEAIAAALSKALLACRCKKALAASRAAMAVPASATLEQQVSIAQLAPQHGAMMQSDTALDVLESAVLAQAEHLAGIEATALAVDWFRLDPTGAPDQLTIIATPRRYVEARLEAAAQAGIMLHAIDGADAAALRSCRFAVMQAGQADRRYGALWLSAESGRIWLIYGHSVERELKFSRADLATPTLMARLHELVSSAQPVSVFFAGEVDKLPLAGRTVDELSSVLRCPVIEFDPLACCSGNPRKCSSVQGELEKRNQASLACGVAMSFAVAFGLALRWMV, from the coding sequence ATGCGCATTTCTATGGCTAATGTTACGCGCCGTTTTGCTCTGGGCATTGATGTGAATTCTAATCAATTGCGGGCCATTGTACTCAGCCGTCGGTTCATTGCGTCAGCCGCAATCCGAATCGAGCATATGGGGGTTTGTGCGTTACCTGTGGGCGCGGTGGTGGGCGCGGATTTTATCGATCCAGAGGCGATTGCCGCAGCACTGAGCAAAGCCCTGCTAGCGTGTCGCTGTAAAAAAGCCTTAGCCGCCTCTCGTGCCGCCATGGCTGTGCCTGCTTCGGCAACCTTGGAGCAACAAGTATCAATCGCGCAGCTCGCGCCGCAGCATGGGGCGATGATGCAATCTGATACGGCGCTGGATGTGCTTGAGTCAGCCGTGTTGGCGCAGGCAGAGCATTTGGCGGGGATAGAAGCCACTGCGTTAGCCGTGGATTGGTTCCGCCTCGATCCAACTGGAGCGCCAGATCAATTGACGATTATCGCCACCCCGCGGCGCTATGTAGAAGCGCGGCTTGAAGCGGCTGCTCAAGCGGGGATTATGCTACATGCAATAGATGGCGCAGACGCTGCCGCTTTGCGCTCCTGCCGTTTTGCCGTAATGCAAGCGGGTCAGGCGGATCGGCGTTACGGCGCACTTTGGTTAAGCGCGGAGAGTGGACGTATCTGGTTGATATACGGGCATTCAGTTGAACGGGAACTCAAATTTTCACGTGCTGATTTGGCCACGCCGACCTTGATGGCTAGGCTGCATGAATTAGTCAGTTCAGCTCAGCCGGTATCTGTATTTTTCGCCGGGGAGGTAGATAAGTTGCCGCTGGCGGGTCGCACGGTGGATGAGCTGAGCTCGGTGTTACGCTGTCCAGTGATTGAATTTGATCCGCTAGCGTGTTGCAGCGGAAACCCTCGCAAGTGCAGTAGTGTGCAGGGAGAGTTGGAGAAACGAAACCAGGCTAGCTTGGCATGCGGAGTTGCAATGTCTTTTGCGGTTGCCTTTGGCCTAGCGTTGCGCTGGATGGTATGA
- a CDS encoding type IV pilus secretin PilQ, whose protein sequence is MILMQRALRWTLPLLWLLVGLSAKCHAQTDVKQEQSDASAPLTIEFQQAELSAVLKAFADFTGLNIIASEQVRGTVSLRLDGVPWCGAFDMLMEMHGLVAQKRGNIIWVATAAEWADRERQRVDAHARATELEPLISHTFELHYQRADEIGKLLHGAGAQRVLSKRGTAIADAKTNQLLVTDLAESIEQIQALLKAIDRPLRQVAIEVRIVEAEEGFSRELGARLARLGETVRGTEPKELSAAKNGPIYELPAGPLAGFDAMSAGFTLFKAGANRLLALELSALEADGYGKILSSPRVVTADRVRALIEQGTELPYQAKVGKGISGVQFRRASLKLEVTPHITPDGHVVLDVDVSKDSVGMQTQSGPAVNTKHLRTQVQVENGGTVAMGGIFIQDERTDVARVPWLGEIPLLGVLFRHSTQNKRKSELLVFITPNVVPQPPVPNYEGI, encoded by the coding sequence ATGATTCTGATGCAGCGCGCGCTGCGCTGGACACTACCTCTGCTATGGCTGCTGGTGGGATTAAGCGCTAAGTGCCATGCACAAACTGATGTCAAGCAAGAGCAAAGTGACGCGAGTGCGCCGCTCACAATCGAATTTCAGCAGGCTGAATTATCCGCCGTGTTAAAAGCCTTTGCGGACTTCACCGGTTTGAATATTATTGCGAGCGAGCAGGTGCGGGGCACGGTATCCTTGCGACTTGACGGAGTGCCCTGGTGTGGTGCATTTGATATGCTAATGGAGATGCATGGGTTAGTCGCGCAAAAGCGTGGCAACATTATTTGGGTCGCTACGGCAGCAGAGTGGGCCGACCGAGAGCGGCAGCGTGTTGACGCTCATGCGCGCGCCACTGAGCTTGAGCCATTAATCAGCCATACCTTTGAATTGCATTATCAGCGGGCTGATGAGATCGGTAAACTTCTACATGGAGCAGGTGCGCAACGCGTTTTATCAAAACGCGGAACCGCCATAGCGGACGCCAAAACCAATCAACTGTTGGTGACGGATCTGGCAGAATCTATCGAGCAAATTCAGGCATTGCTAAAAGCGATTGACCGGCCCTTACGCCAAGTTGCGATTGAGGTGCGTATTGTCGAAGCCGAAGAAGGTTTTTCACGCGAACTAGGGGCACGGTTAGCGCGCTTAGGAGAGACTGTGCGCGGCACTGAGCCAAAAGAATTATCCGCCGCTAAAAATGGCCCGATTTATGAATTGCCAGCCGGCCCTCTGGCTGGGTTTGACGCGATGAGTGCAGGCTTCACCCTGTTTAAAGCCGGAGCTAACCGGCTGCTTGCTCTAGAATTAAGCGCGCTTGAAGCGGATGGGTATGGCAAAATTTTATCCAGCCCGCGGGTGGTGACGGCGGATCGCGTGCGTGCTCTAATTGAACAAGGCACGGAGCTGCCTTATCAGGCTAAAGTAGGCAAGGGAATTTCCGGTGTACAGTTTCGCCGAGCGAGCCTTAAACTTGAGGTGACGCCCCATATCACGCCGGATGGTCATGTCGTACTGGATGTCGATGTTTCTAAAGATAGCGTTGGGATGCAGACCCAATCGGGCCCAGCCGTGAATACGAAACATCTACGCACACAGGTGCAAGTTGAAAACGGTGGTACGGTAGCCATGGGGGGTATTTTTATTCAGGATGAGCGCACTGATGTGGCGCGCGTTCCCTGGCTAGGCGAGATTCCGCTATTAGGCGTATTGTTTCGTCATAGCACGCAGAATAAACGCAAGAGCGAATTACTGGTTTTTATTACGCCGAATGTGGTGCCGCAGCCACCTGTGCCAAACTATGAAGGAATTTAA